One genomic window of Gracilinema caldarium DSM 7334 includes the following:
- a CDS encoding carbohydrate ABC transporter permease gives MEWTGISKAQFVGFANYKKLFSDSTFTLGIRNNFIWAFASGFIQIPLATLVALILARKPPLWKFLRTLYFLPNVISAVALAMLWKAIYNPTYGLLNGLLALVGMKGHNWLGDTATALTAVIAQSVLYIGYFMIIILAAISNIPDSLYEAAEIDGASVIQQTFRITLPTITGTLVTSITLAMAYGMRHFEATFLMTGGGPAYATTTMGIQLYNKMDAFRYGEASAIGAILILLGTVLIVLIRSLLSKNDPMAEAAQ, from the coding sequence ATGGAATGGACCGGCATATCAAAAGCTCAGTTTGTAGGTTTTGCAAACTACAAAAAGCTTTTTTCCGACAGCACCTTTACCTTGGGAATTCGGAACAACTTTATCTGGGCCTTTGCTTCCGGTTTTATCCAAATACCCCTGGCTACCCTGGTAGCCCTTATATTAGCCCGCAAGCCTCCCCTGTGGAAATTCCTGCGGACCCTCTACTTTCTTCCCAATGTTATATCAGCGGTGGCCCTGGCCATGCTCTGGAAGGCTATTTATAATCCCACCTATGGGCTTTTAAATGGGCTCCTTGCACTGGTGGGCATGAAGGGCCACAACTGGCTCGGGGACACCGCCACCGCCCTGACTGCCGTAATCGCCCAGTCGGTCCTTTATATCGGCTACTTTATGATCATCATCCTGGCGGCGATCAGCAATATTCCAGACAGCCTCTATGAAGCCGCCGAGATTGACGGCGCTTCGGTGATTCAGCAAACCTTCAGGATTACCCTCCCTACGATTACCGGGACCCTGGTGACCAGCATCACCCTGGCTATGGCCTATGGTATGCGCCATTTCGAGGCCACCTTCCTTATGACCGGCGGCGGCCCAGCCTATGCCACCACCACCATGGGCATACAGCTCTACAATAAAATGGATGCCTTCCGGTATGGGGAGGCAAGCGCCATCGGAGCCATACTGATATTGCTTGGGACCGTTCTTATTGTACTGATCCGTTCCCTGCTTTCTAAAAATGATCCCATGGCGGAGGCTGCCCAATGA
- a CDS encoding ABC transporter substrate-binding protein yields MKRTLGLIGILLLATSFFSMAEGQKDAGSKEVVLKWPCIWVGKDSKAAEVEKLVNEFNAANAGKIRVEIEPQPDYDGYEQKIRTSIAAGIVPDIFTLKLNPTTAEYYKSDLLLDFSKEITSDWKASFKAGTLEQATINGVMKSIPYEIAITPIWYNEALLKKVGVTYPKTVNEMWTVFEKLKAAGITPASQMTGGTNAWTSMLWFSHFAASLGGPKVWDKPLTDPVFVQAAALLKKMYENGNTTPDAVGGDAGVAGGHFLAGRTALFTNGPWYIGRVQKEAPEVFANAKVAPAPAAGTYKNAMIGFLQANIAAGNTKDPAKKAAQIAFLKWMTKPENVKRIALSSGAMFAVSFDLTDADAVDPLMKQFYDLSNKSAFNVMHLEGARGAEVVAEFGQQLAKMALGQATPEEFMKAVAAKEKR; encoded by the coding sequence ATGAAACGAACGCTAGGATTGATAGGTATCCTTTTACTGGCAACATCTTTTTTTTCTATGGCAGAAGGACAGAAAGATGCCGGTTCCAAGGAAGTAGTGCTTAAATGGCCCTGCATCTGGGTTGGCAAGGATTCCAAGGCTGCGGAAGTGGAAAAACTGGTTAACGAATTTAATGCAGCTAATGCAGGGAAAATCCGGGTAGAAATTGAGCCCCAGCCCGATTATGATGGATACGAACAGAAGATTCGTACCTCTATTGCCGCAGGCATTGTCCCTGATATTTTTACCCTGAAACTGAATCCAACCACCGCTGAGTATTACAAATCTGACCTCCTTTTGGATTTCTCCAAGGAAATTACCAGCGACTGGAAGGCTTCCTTTAAGGCAGGCACCCTGGAACAGGCTACCATCAATGGGGTCATGAAATCGATTCCCTATGAAATTGCCATCACCCCCATCTGGTATAATGAGGCCCTCCTGAAAAAAGTGGGTGTTACCTATCCCAAGACAGTCAATGAAATGTGGACCGTCTTTGAAAAGCTCAAGGCCGCAGGTATTACCCCCGCAAGCCAGATGACTGGTGGTACCAATGCCTGGACCAGCATGCTCTGGTTCTCCCATTTTGCCGCATCTCTCGGCGGCCCCAAAGTCTGGGATAAACCCCTTACCGACCCAGTTTTTGTCCAGGCCGCGGCCCTGCTCAAGAAAATGTATGAAAATGGAAATACGACCCCCGATGCAGTGGGCGGCGATGCGGGTGTGGCTGGCGGTCATTTCCTGGCTGGCCGGACTGCGCTCTTTACCAATGGCCCCTGGTATATTGGTCGGGTCCAGAAAGAAGCCCCCGAGGTTTTTGCCAATGCGAAAGTGGCTCCCGCCCCTGCCGCTGGAACCTATAAAAATGCCATGATTGGTTTCCTCCAAGCAAATATTGCCGCAGGTAATACCAAGGATCCCGCTAAGAAGGCCGCCCAGATTGCATTCCTAAAATGGATGACCAAGCCTGAAAACGTAAAGCGGATTGCCCTTTCCTCTGGGGCCATGTTCGCTGTCTCCTTTGACCTGACCGATGCGGATGCGGTGGATCCCCTGATGAAGCAGTTCTACGATCTATCCAACAAATCTGCCTTTAACGTGATGCACCTGGAAGGCGCCCGGGGCGCTGAGGTCGTCGCCGAATTTGGCCAGCAGTTAGCCAAGATGGCCCTCGGCCAGGCTACTCCGGAAGAATTTATGAAAGCTGTGGCAGCCAAGGAGAAACGGTAA